A single window of Acanthopagrus latus isolate v.2019 chromosome 1, fAcaLat1.1, whole genome shotgun sequence DNA harbors:
- the si:ch73-100l22.3 gene encoding uncharacterized protein si:ch73-100l22.3, with product MEDYDKFVQRHLSYLRKSEEEYNKPSPASSLIRFYGKPILPPLLSGEQREEMQQHREAAQKVADHRKPKDDARMAYVQTILQSVQLRKTPTLEELLQESDINTKSSYSHNSSGGSVLQSSYFIRTKENLLLSPPPEKKEKDGVSLPPLTSTTYCAFFDSNVTPQEGSLIDRHYSQQGSQPSFLNGVRHQSVSSGYVTYENVENTTSVSGRVSAGRESCSFGSSEGAYNSGGFFLHNTSDTIAKMPDIISHPPIDGEELERSGLESSFCTDFIEDISCSSLQEDSIICGNLPVDKSESSHADSTVGEDNLSVTTVPDTHKDLSLDKIKGPVSLSENSVLSDNPELSHILSTHHSPTAELRIQHDPTETDPADNHVDEAELSEEPYRLSLQALLKKSQEYRRRQRMLRNQAKNTKIQERTQEQARARTEECSLSDKENDEFSYKGTVTTEGKKTKERKGTFIQSAETSPKKSWESERINESELFGKNGNFESERTHLIRDSNTKEIDIVMEETTLTNNRLNNSQGVITKPKQISTLPQQQPTMPTETHIQAAFYSTTCPTTSQRGVGKYHTIPAPNFCGSPVRCKSKSGIQDGEAADEAKTLNQRVSVNTSLNEQVNQEIQNSHTRVVSTVNVMVEGDGTRVPARSSQHIDQLETNLSGLKVLISDLESTLTEKLGNQSQTGSHAQNEFSFAGIKHSEQIKNEHVQLWQSECDDDDDDDDDDDSNERRQSLDNIKNMHEDTGPEPIFSDMDDVPHIVHLTGPEAVNLSELRLVKSLPTERAKEKGICNKGLTKSYGQHGGCRKQQPPAKCILSVAQRLRIPSVFRNDPSETTAPPNVSVLSDTSNYPVETRNETAVEGPDSTHLPSLNQSYDVDAPSGLWFHAASGSDLSSKHLTPDSGGEGQGGESKVKRRLLMHVTEEMQEKRADVSRGASFEARPNPSTARAAVRQQEGHCDQKDKQEQLKQAHAAQVRALQEEHRRQQEELLQALAVRYRLLQSMSFPCSMSGSRLGDTMTFPTLSQPPSPPSERYRPLLLAAVKGFLTRRLLKTERVAQLVRTIRDTQHFLQALQQQSPNRGEFCSRQDLLLQERVTLQLRAAHYEVYDIFFSLSAGERMQLISWDRELARERELRRQSGQTGHPRGKTSLSAATQKSLERKRGMMIQKKAAGRHKGVVRRTGHSTGFSAKQPPETKRGQFRANPQRVPKSTYSSRPR from the exons ATGGAGGACTACGACAAGTTTGTGCAGCGTCATCTCTCCTATCTGAGGAAGAGTGAGGAGGAGTACAACAAACCTTCACCTGCATCCTCTCTCATCCGCTTCTATGGAAAACCTATACTTCCTCCCCTG CTCtcaggggagcagagagaggagatgcAGCAACACAGAGAGGCAGCTCAGAAAGTTGCTGATCACAGAAAGCCGAAGGATGATGCAAGAATGGCCTATGTGCAAACTATCCTACAAAGTGTGCAG CTAAGAAAGACGCCGacactggaggagctgcttcAAGAGTCAGATATAAACACAAAGTCTTCATATTCCCATAACAGCAGTGGTGGATCAGTGTTGCAGAGCAGTTATTTCATAAGAACAAAGGAGAATCTTTTGCTCTCACCACCgcctgaaaagaaagaaaaggatggtgtttctcttcctccactgaCATCAACTACATATTGTGCCTTTTTCGACTCTAATGTAACGCCTCAGGAAGGAAGCCTTATTGACAGACATTACAGCCAACAGGGGTCACAGCCAAGTTTCCTTAATGGTGTGAGGCACCAGTCAGTATCCTCAGGTTATGTGACCTACGAGAATGTTGAAAACACCACCAGTGTCTCTGGAAGGGTcagtgcagggagagagagctgcagctttgGCTCCTCAGAGGGAGCTTATAATTCGGGTGGCTTTTTCCTCCACAACACATCAGACACAATCGCCAAGATGCCAGATATTATCAGCCATCCCCCCATAGATGGAGAGGAATTGGAGAGGAGTGGACTGGAATCATCCTTTTGTACTGACTTTATAGAAGACATTTCTTGTTCTTCACTCCAGGAGGATTCAATCATATGTGGCAATTTACCAGTAGATAAATCTGAAAGCAGTCATGCAGACAGCACAGTGGGTGAAGATAACCTTTCTGTTACTACAGTGCCTGACACTCACAAAGATCTCAGTTTGGACAAAATTAAGGGCCCGGTCTCTTTATCAGAAAACAGTGTCCTTTCAGACAATCCAGAGTTATCACACATATTGAGCACTCATCACTCTCCAACCGCAGAATTGCGTATTCAGCATGACCCCACAGAAACAGACCCAGCAGACAACCATGTAGATGAAGCAGAGCTATCTGAGGAGCCTTATCGTCTGAGCCTGCAGGCCCTGCTGAAGAAATCTCAGGAGTACCGGCGGCGCCAGCGGATGCTTAGGAACCAGGCCAAAAACACTAAAATCCAAGAGAGGACCCAAGAACAGGCAAGAGCAAGGACAGAGGAGTGCAGCCTCTCTGATAAGGAGAATGACGAGTTCTCTTACAAGGGCACTGTGACtacagagggaaagaaaactAAAGAGAGGAAAGGCACTTTTATCCAATCAGCGGAAACTTCACCAAAGAAGTCCTGGGAGAGTGAGAGGATCAATGAGAGTGAGCTCTTTGGGAAAAATGGGAACTTTGAATCTGAAAGGACACATTTAATCAGAGATAGCAATACTAAGGAAATTGATATTGTTATGGAGGAAACAACCTTAACAAATAATAGGCTGAACAATTCACAAGGAGTCATAACAAAGCCTAAACAAATCAGCACCCTCCCGCAGCAACAACCCACAATGCCGACAGAAACTCATATTCAGGCAGCTTTTTACTCGACCACTTGTCCCACAACTTCTCAAAGAGGAGTAGGAAAATATCACACTATCCCGGCCCCTAATTTCTGTGGGAGTCCTGTTCGCTGCAAAAGCAAAAGTGGTATCCAAGatggagaagctgctgatgaGGCCAAGACCTTAAACCAGAGAGTTTCAGTCAATACTAGTTTGAATGAACAGGTTAACCAGGAAATTCAAAACAGTCACACAAGAGTTGTTTCCACTGTGAATGTCATGGTTGAAGGTGATGGAACAAGAGTTCCAGCCAGGAGTTCACAGCATATAGATCAGCTTGAGACCAACCTGTCTGGTCTGAAAGTGTTGATCTCGGATCTTGAGtccacactgacagagaaatTGGGGAATCAAAGCCAAACTGGGAGTCATGCGCAAAATGAGTTCAGCTTTGCAGGCATCAAGCACTCCGAgcagattaaaaatgaacatgtgcAGCTTTGGCAGAgtgaatgtgatgatgatgatgatgatgatgatgatgatgatagcaaTGAAAGAAGACAATCATTAGACAATATCAAGAACATGCATGAAGATACAGGACCTGAACCAATCTTCAGTGACATGGACGATGTTCCTCACATAGTGCACCTGACAGGCCCGGAGGCAGTTAACTTAAGCGAGCTTAGGCTAGTCAAATCCTTACCaacagagagagcaaaagaaaaagggataTGTAATAAAGGACTTACAAAGAGTTACGGACAGCATGGCGGCTGTAGAAAGCAGCAGCCTCCAGCTAAATGTATCCTCTCTGTAGCACAGCGGCTACGAATTCCCAGTGTATTCCGAAATGATCCATCTGAAACCACTGCTCCACCTAACGTCTCAGTGCTCTCCGACACCAGTAACTACCCGGTGGAAACCAGGAATGAAACAGCAGTTGAAGGTCCTGACTCTACCCACCTGCCATCCCTCAACCAGTCGTATGATGTTGACGCACCATCAGGCCTGTGGTTTCACGCAGCATCTGGTTCCGACTTGAGCTCAAAGCATCTGACCCCAGACAGTGGGGGTGAAGGCCAGGGTGGGGAATCCAAGGTCAAGAGGAGACTGCTCATGCATGTGACAGAGGAGATGCAGGAGAAGAGAGCTGATGTCAGCAGAGGGGCAAGCTTTGAGGCCAGACCCAACCCCAGCACTGCTAGAG CTGCAGTGCGACAGCAGGAAGGCCATTGCGATCAAAAAGACAAGCAGGAACAACTGAAACAGGCCCATGCTGCCCAGGTTAGAGCCCTGCAAGAGGAGCACAGGAGACAACAAGAAGAGCTACTACAG gcgTTGGCAGTGCGTTACCGTCTCCTCCAGAGCATGTCCTTCCCTTGCTCTATGTCAGGCTCACGTCTTGGGGACACGATGACCTTTCCTACCCTCTCTCAG cctcCCAGCCCACCATCAGAGCGCTACCGCCCCCTGCTGTTAGCAGCCGTCAAAGGTTTTCTGACTCGGAGGCTGCTGAAGACCGAGAGAGTGGCACAGCTGGTGCGCACCATCAGG GACACACAGCACTTCCTGCAggccctccagcagcagagccccAACAGAGGAGAGTTTTGTAGCAGACAGGATCTTTTGTTGCAGGAGAGAGTCACTCTGCAG ctgcgTGCTGCACATTACGAGGTCTACGACATATTCTTCAGCCTGTCAGCCGGAGAAAGGATGCAGCTGATCAGCTGGGACAGAGAGCTGGCCCGGGAGAGGGAACTCAGACGACAG agcGGGCAGACAGGCCATCCCAGAGGAAAGACGTCTTTGTCAGCTGCAACTCAGAAATcactggagaggaagagaggaatgAT GATCCAGAAAAAGGCAGCAGGAAGGCACAAGGGAGTTGTGAGGAGGACCGGACACAGCACTGGATTCTCTGCTAAGCAGCCGCCGGAAACCAAACGAGGACAGTTCAGAGCAAATCCTCAGAGAGTCCCCAAGAGCACTTACTCCTCTAGACCCCGATGA
- the mafgb gene encoding v-maf avian musculoaponeurotic fibrosarcoma oncogene homolog Gb isoform X2 — MTTTNKGNKALKVKREPGENGTSLTDEELVTMSVRELNQHLRGLTKEEILQLKQRRRTLKNRGYAASCRVKRVTQKEELEKQKAQLQQEVDKLANENASMRVELDALRSKYEALQTFARTVARSPTVGVGVRAGGGGGGGGVPSSVIGPLIPGKVATATSVITIVKSKTDARS, encoded by the exons ATGACGACGACTAACAAAGGAAATAAAGCCTTGAAG GTGAAGCGTGAGCCGGGGGAGAATGGCACCAGCCTCACGGACGAGGAGCTGGTGACCATGTCGGTGCGGGAGCTGAACCAGCACCTCCGAGGGCTCACCAAGGAGGAgatcctgcagctgaaacagcGGCGGCGCACCCTGAAGAACCGAGGCTACGCCGCCAGTTGCCGGGTGAAGCGGGTCACCCagaaggaggagctggagaagcagAAGGCCCAGCTGCAGCAAGAGGTGGACAAACTGGCCAACGAGAATGCATCTATGCGTGTCGAGCTGGACGCTCTGAGGTCTAAGTACGAGGCGTTACAGACGTTTGCCAGGACTGTGGCACGGAGCCCCACGGTCGGGGTCGGGGTTAGGGCcggaggggggggaggagggggaggggtgcCGTCATCAGTCATTGGTCCTCTCATACCAGGGAAGGTGGCAACAGCGACGAGTGTGATCACAATAGTGAAGTCAAAAACAGATGCACGGTCTTGA
- the mafgb gene encoding v-maf avian musculoaponeurotic fibrosarcoma oncogene homolog Gb isoform X1 has product MLTPQCSNSRFRSSVSPLVQVCSEEQGSCGMTTTNKGNKALKVKREPGENGTSLTDEELVTMSVRELNQHLRGLTKEEILQLKQRRRTLKNRGYAASCRVKRVTQKEELEKQKAQLQQEVDKLANENASMRVELDALRSKYEALQTFARTVARSPTVGVGVRAGGGGGGGGVPSSVIGPLIPGKVATATSVITIVKSKTDARS; this is encoded by the exons ATGCTCACACCTCAGTGCTCCAACAGTAGATTTCGCTCCAGTGTGTCTCCACTGGTCCAG GTCTGTTCAGAAGAGCAAGGCTCTTGTGGCATGACGACGACTAACAAAGGAAATAAAGCCTTGAAG GTGAAGCGTGAGCCGGGGGAGAATGGCACCAGCCTCACGGACGAGGAGCTGGTGACCATGTCGGTGCGGGAGCTGAACCAGCACCTCCGAGGGCTCACCAAGGAGGAgatcctgcagctgaaacagcGGCGGCGCACCCTGAAGAACCGAGGCTACGCCGCCAGTTGCCGGGTGAAGCGGGTCACCCagaaggaggagctggagaagcagAAGGCCCAGCTGCAGCAAGAGGTGGACAAACTGGCCAACGAGAATGCATCTATGCGTGTCGAGCTGGACGCTCTGAGGTCTAAGTACGAGGCGTTACAGACGTTTGCCAGGACTGTGGCACGGAGCCCCACGGTCGGGGTCGGGGTTAGGGCcggaggggggggaggagggggaggggtgcCGTCATCAGTCATTGGTCCTCTCATACCAGGGAAGGTGGCAACAGCGACGAGTGTGATCACAATAGTGAAGTCAAAAACAGATGCACGGTCTTGA
- the pycr1b gene encoding pyrroline-5-carboxylate reductase 1b, with protein MSVGFIGAGQLAHALVKGFTAAGVIATHRITASSPDTDLPTVSGLRKMGVNLTTSNKEAVNKSDVLFLAVKPHIIPFVLDEIGPDIEDRHLIVSCAAGVTINSIEKKLLQYRSAPKVMRCMTNTPVVVKEGATVYATGTHAEVEDGKLLEQLMASVGYCTEVEEDLIDAVTGLSGSGPAYAFTALDALADGGVKMGLPRRLAVRLGAQALLGAAKMLLDSEQHPGQLKDNVCSPGGATIHALHVLESGGFRSLLINAVEASCIRTRELQYLADQERISPAAIKKTTLDKVLQQPGVAVSGVPNSNGKSGLSLFNARSPGIKKN; from the exons ATGAGCGTCGGATTCATTGGAGCGGGCCAGCTGGCTCACGCGTTGGTGAAAGGGTtcacagctgcag GTGTGATTGCTACACACAGGATTACAGCCAGCTCCCCAGATACAGACCTGCCCACTGTGTCGGGGCTGAGG aaaaTGGGGGTGAACCTAACAACTAGCAACAAAGAGGCTGTAAATAAGAGCGATGTGCTCTTCCTGGCGGTGAAACCCCACATCATACCATTTGTCCTGGATGAGATCGGGCCAGACATCGAGGACCGCCATCTCATTGTATCCTGTGCGGCAGGTGTCACCATCAACTCCATAGAGAAG AAACTGCTTCAATACCGCTCAGCTCCTAAAGTCATGAGGTGCATGACAAATACTCCGGTGGTGGTGAAAGAGGGAGCCACGGTGTACGCCACTGGGACACACGCAGAA GTGGAGGACGGGAAGTTGCTGGAACAGCTGATGGCCAGTGTGGGTTACTGcactgaggtggaggaggacctCATCGACGCTGTCACCGGGCTGAGTGGTAGTGGACCGGCCTAC GCGTTCACAGCCCTGGATGCTCTCGCAGACGGAGGAGTGAAGATGGGTCTGCCCAGGAGACTGGCTGTCAGACTTGGAGCTCAGGCCCTATTg GGAGCAGCAAAGATGCTGCTGGACTCGGAGCAGCACCCTGGCCAGCTGAAGGACAATGTGTGCTCACCAGGGGGCGCCACCATCCACGCCCTACACGTGCTGGAGAGCGGCGGCTTCCGAAGCCTCCTGATTAACGCCGTAGAGGCCTCATGCATAAGAACGCG GGAGCTGCAGTATCTGGCAGACCAGGAGCGCATCTCTCCAGCGGCTATTAAGAAAACAACCCTGGACAAGGTGCTCCAGCAGCCCGGAGTCGCCGTCAGTGGAGTGCCTAACAGCAACGGCAAATCAGGGCTCAGCCTTTTCAACGCCCGTAGCCCTGGGATCAAGAAGAACTGA